In a single window of the Aridibaculum aurantiacum genome:
- a CDS encoding cytochrome c maturation protein CcmE, with translation MKKTHIILLVFIAIAIAVLISFMGDVTTYDTVTSAKEKPGKFVHLIAKMEPNSLQYDPVKNPNLLAFTAVDSLGNSIKVIYNNTKPTDMEKSERLVLKGKVQGDHFECQSILLKCPSKYKDDMNAAGKELGTASTQP, from the coding sequence ATGAAGAAGACCCACATCATTTTACTAGTTTTCATTGCAATAGCCATCGCAGTTCTTATCAGTTTTATGGGCGATGTCACTACATACGATACCGTTACTTCAGCTAAAGAAAAGCCCGGCAAGTTTGTACACCTGATTGCTAAAATGGAACCTAATTCTTTGCAGTACGATCCTGTTAAGAATCCAAATCTTCTTGCTTTTACCGCTGTAGACTCTTTAGGCAACAGCATTAAGGTTATATACAATAATACCAAGCCTACCGATATGGAGAAAAGCGAAAGGCTGGTGCTAAAAGGTAAAGTTCAGGGAGACCATTTTGAATGTCAAAGCATTCTGCTGAAATGCCCTAGCAAGTATAAGGACGATATGAATGCAGCTGGAAAAGAACTGGGAACTGCATCTACCCAACCATAG
- a CDS encoding agmatinase family protein: MADLSSFDPNLAGNPNNNIFGLPFTEEESQLVLLPVPWEVTVSFGAGTSRAADQIFKASLQVDLYDPDVKDGWKAGFFMRPVDKKILLKSDYLRKEAELYIDYISKGDDVNQNKFMTKSLKEINEGSKFLNNWVYEQTSELLNNGKLVGLIGGDHSTPLGFMKAIAEKHGDFGVLQIDAHNDLRKAYEDFTYSHASIMYNALEEIPQLKSLVQVGIRDYCSEEFDYIGNSDQRVYSYFDQTIKERQYEGETWKSIVEEIVSRLPQKVYISFDIDGLDPKLCPNTGTPVAGGFEADQVNYLFKKVIESGRKLVGFDLVEVGVGENSMDANVGARMLFKLCNLMIKSNS, from the coding sequence ATGGCAGATCTATCTTCATTCGATCCCAATTTAGCAGGCAATCCCAACAACAACATTTTTGGGCTTCCATTTACGGAAGAGGAATCTCAACTTGTTTTACTTCCTGTTCCCTGGGAGGTAACGGTAAGTTTTGGTGCAGGTACAAGCCGTGCAGCTGACCAGATTTTCAAAGCTAGTCTACAGGTAGACCTTTACGACCCGGATGTAAAAGATGGTTGGAAAGCTGGTTTCTTCATGCGGCCGGTAGACAAGAAAATTCTATTGAAAAGCGATTACCTGCGTAAAGAAGCTGAACTGTACATTGATTACATATCAAAAGGTGATGATGTAAACCAGAACAAGTTCATGACCAAAAGCCTGAAGGAAATTAATGAAGGCAGCAAGTTCTTGAACAACTGGGTGTACGAGCAAACCAGCGAGCTGTTGAATAATGGCAAATTGGTAGGACTGATAGGTGGAGACCATAGCACGCCGCTGGGTTTCATGAAAGCTATCGCTGAAAAACATGGCGACTTTGGTGTTTTACAAATAGATGCTCACAATGACCTAAGGAAAGCATACGAAGATTTTACTTATAGCCATGCTTCCATCATGTACAATGCGCTGGAAGAAATACCTCAGCTAAAATCGCTGGTTCAAGTGGGTATCCGCGACTACTGCAGCGAAGAGTTTGACTACATTGGCAACAGCGACCAACGTGTTTACAGCTACTTCGATCAAACGATAAAAGAAAGGCAATACGAAGGAGAAACCTGGAAGAGCATAGTAGAAGAGATTGTATCACGCCTGCCACAAAAAGTGTATATCAGCTTTGATATTGATGGGTTAGATCCAAAGCTTTGCCCGAATACAGGCACACCGGTTGCTGGTGGTTTTGAAGCTGACCAGGTAAATTATCTTTTCAAAAAAGTAATAGAAAGCGGACGCAAGCTGGTTGGTTTTGACCTGGTAGAAGTAGGTGTAGGAGAAAATTCAATGGATGCAAACGTAGGTGCCCGTATGCTGTTCAAGCTGTGCAACCTAATGATAAAGAGTAATAGCTAA
- a CDS encoding radical SAM protein translates to MLEQSPYILYSDGNGNIFEDTTLYVTGRTGWDALPIPEDEWIELPQGGQLYELPGRRGIGIDVLTGEMRLCEKGWAVAAFIPPAHTGFYLAAYETAPDAPTLPLFCYTAAGWLNDKTYVPATRIENDIRQDCDGYDQNLVESGVHETLKHFPHNRLVQHLANNCALTYQCPAARNFFLGRWECPIPSSPACNANCIGCISFQPEDETIVSTQDRLTFKPTAEEIVEYTVPHLETAPYPIVSFGQGCEGEPLLMWQTIRESIIEIRKHTTKGSININTNGSKPDAVKALCEVGLDSIRVSLNSVRKHIYESYYCPNNYAFEDIIESLRVVNSYGGWTSINYFVFPGMTDSVEEYEALREVIRSTGLKMIQWRNFNIDPDWYLGKIKVTDTGECIGVKQMLELIREEFPDLKYGYFNPPMERIKGNFESDFAHH, encoded by the coding sequence ATGCTAGAACAGTCACCATATATTTTATACTCCGATGGCAACGGGAACATATTTGAGGATACTACCTTGTATGTTACCGGCCGCACCGGTTGGGATGCTTTACCAATACCTGAAGATGAATGGATAGAGTTGCCACAGGGCGGCCAGTTGTATGAATTGCCCGGCCGCCGCGGAATTGGTATAGATGTACTTACCGGCGAGATGCGTCTTTGTGAGAAAGGTTGGGCTGTAGCCGCATTCATTCCACCAGCACATACTGGCTTTTACCTGGCAGCTTACGAAACAGCGCCCGATGCTCCTACCCTTCCTTTATTCTGCTATACCGCCGCAGGATGGTTGAATGATAAAACATATGTTCCTGCAACTCGTATAGAAAATGATATCCGCCAGGACTGCGATGGTTATGATCAGAACCTGGTAGAAAGCGGTGTTCATGAAACGCTGAAGCACTTCCCGCACAACAGGCTGGTTCAGCATCTTGCTAACAACTGTGCGCTTACTTATCAATGTCCGGCAGCGCGTAATTTCTTTTTAGGCCGTTGGGAATGTCCCATTCCTTCTTCGCCTGCCTGTAATGCTAATTGCATTGGCTGTATCTCTTTCCAACCAGAAGATGAAACAATCGTGAGCACGCAGGATCGTTTAACTTTTAAACCTACTGCAGAAGAGATAGTGGAATATACCGTTCCGCACCTGGAAACAGCTCCTTATCCTATAGTAAGTTTTGGCCAGGGCTGCGAGGGCGAGCCGCTGTTGATGTGGCAAACCATTCGTGAGTCTATTATCGAGATCAGGAAGCATACCACAAAAGGCAGCATCAACATCAATACGAATGGATCGAAACCAGATGCCGTAAAAGCTCTATGTGAAGTGGGTCTTGACAGTATACGTGTAAGCCTGAACAGCGTGCGCAAGCATATTTACGAAAGCTACTACTGCCCCAACAATTACGCCTTTGAAGATATTATAGAAAGCCTACGTGTAGTGAATAGCTACGGAGGCTGGACGAGTATCAATTACTTTGTTTTTCCAGGTATGACCGACAGCGTAGAAGAATATGAAGCACTGCGTGAAGTGATCAGGAGTACCGGGTTGAAGATGATACAATGGCGGAATTTTAATATTGATCCTGATTGGTACCTCGGAAAAATTAAGGTGACAGATACTGGTGAATGTATTGGTGTAAAACAGATGCTGGAACTAATCCGCGAAGAATTTCCTGATCTGAAATACGGATACTTCAACCCGCCAATGGAGCGTATCAAAGGGAACTTTGAGTCAGATTTCGCACATCACTAA